In one window of Cheilinus undulatus linkage group 23, ASM1832078v1, whole genome shotgun sequence DNA:
- the LOC121505482 gene encoding uncharacterized protein LOC121505482: MEIIRFGMGLKRRLGVHNTFILLVLGNIATVICINGQSLDCTNDFDKTMFCNFGRENCTEYRMTLVNDSWYGDKGCVFKQCDNGQCCCSIQMPYFVADETFKARVWKGSKKIESKPINVKGSVKPKTPTIISVNESMENFKVVWLTNVDDILSTSLTAEVTYRVKGSTKKESVRVNQTAANGRNDYEIQGRLLEPRTTYVVSVRSYTAWSNKFSDSSNEKEFTTYTPFTIISLCVAAVLISGVIYGCYIKLRSKWLDTVEKCPNPKLLDMRPSEQKFLKTAPPIFSSVCVEPLSDDRRVWFKHPLKDSSDGSLQQSSGIGSGSSCLSDANSEPADIISEVQDATRKALSKIIISTTSPLTTGLMTDFPQDSSLLCAPHNLCDVQDEDMSSGLSAFLNKTYSIPIPGDPVQTTTDISEVQNEMPCETAYRPSEGATVVSTYQQAAPCPPITLPFSLIPTDISYQPCNINSGTYTFQHSGISSVSSGTNTTPSCDPVCRVEAACEGFENGKIDAEAIVSDENPCSVPAESHSIPAVDYDYQPFQHLVEPSVFISDMKGGEKEEHCNHPEDPYIKTPQTV, translated from the exons ATGGAAATAATTCGTTTCGGGATGGGACTGAAGAG GCGACTTGGCGTTCACAACACTTTCATCCTGCTGGTTTTGGGGAATATTGCGACTGTAATATGCATTAATG GCCAAAGTCTTGACTGTACCAACGACTTTGATAAAACCATGTTTTGCAACTTTGGAAGGGAAAACTGTACCGAATACAGAATGACTCTTGTGAACGACAGCTGGTATGG GGATAAGGGCTGTGTTTTCAAGCAGTGTGACAACGGACAGTGTTGCTGCTCCATCCAGATGCCTTATTTTGTTGCAGATGAAACTTTTAAAGCAAGAGTTTGGAAAGGAAGCAAAAAGATTGAGTCAAAACCCATCAATGTAAAAGGCAGCG TAAAGCCCAAAACCCCAACAATCATCTCAGTCAATGAATCCATGGAGAACTTTAAAGTTGTTTGGTTGACAAACGTGGACGACATTCTGAGTACGAGTCTGACTGCTGAAGTGACTTATCGTGTTAAAGGATCCACTAAAAAG GAATCTGTACGGGTTAACCAAACTGCAGCTAACGGAAGAAACGACTATGAAATACAAGGACGACTCTTGGAGCCAAGGACAACGTATGTGGTCAGTGTGAGAAGCTACACGGCCTGGAGCAACAAGTTCAGTGACAGTAGTAACGAAAAGGAGTTTACAACCT ATACTCCGTTCACCATCATCAGCCTCTGTGTAGCTGCAGTCCTCATCAGTGGTGTTATATATGGCTGTTACATAAA actCAGATCAAAATGGTTGgacacagtggaaaaatgtcCAAATCCAAAACTTCTTGATATGCGTCCATCTGAGCAAAAG TTCTTGAAGACTGCACCGCCCATCTTCTCCTCTGTCTGTGTTGAGCCTCTCTCAGATGACAGGAGAGTGTG GTTTAAACATCCACTGAAAGACTCCAGTGATGGGAGCCTTCAACAAAGCAGTGGAATCGGCTCTGGCTCCTCTTGTCTCAGCGACGCCAACTCAGAACCTGCAGACATTATAAGTGAAGTTCAGGATGCCACCAGGAAAGCCCTCTCTAAGATCATCATCTCAACAACATCACCTTTGACCACTGGCCTAATGACAGACTTTCCCCAAGACAGCAGTTTGCTCTGTGCTCCTCACAACCTTTGTGATGTCCAAGATGAGGACATGAGCTCCGGGTTGTCTGCGTTCCTAAATAAAACCTACTCCATCCCCATTCCTGGCGACCCAGTCCAGACTACGACAGACATCTCTGAGGTCCAGAATGAAATGCCCTGTGAGACTGCGTACCGTCCAAGTGAGGGTGCCACTGTGGTCTCTACTTACCAACAGGCAGCACCATGTCCACCCATCACTTTGCCTTTCTCTTTGATACCCACTGACATTTCCTATCAGCCGTGCAACATAAATTCAGGGACATATACATTTCAACACTCCGGTATATCCTCCGTCTCCAGTGGAACAAACACAACCCCATCATGTGATCCTGTATGTAGAGTTGAAGCTGCATGTGAGGGttttgaaaatggaaaaattgatGCCGAGGCCATTGTTAGTGATGAAAATCCCTGCTCTGTGCCTGCAGAGTCACACAGCATCCCTGCAGTGGACTACGACTATCAGCCATTTCAACACCTAGTGGAGCCgagtgttttcatttcagacaTGAAAGGGGGTGAGAAAGAGGAACATTGTAACCATCCTGAGGACCCTTACATCAAGACACCTCAAACAGTATAA